Proteins from a genomic interval of Orbaceae bacterium lpD02:
- a CDS encoding MFS transporter encodes MEISIKTNLYKRSNARWMIVVFLFIVTAVNYGDRATLGIAGKAMQGELGFNAADMGWVMSSFGIAYVIGQLPGGWLLDRFGSKRVYFLSIAFWSIFTLLQGTVHFFIGAWAIIMLFTFRFLMGFAEAPSFPGNSRITAAWFPAKERATAVAIFNSAQYFATVIFAPIMGWLTHEYGWQSVFFFMGGIGILVSIATLVVIRNPKDHPWANEAEVDYIKEGGALIDMDQKKSGGKKQGPKLSYLLQLITNRMLLGVYLGQYCINCLTFFFISWFPIYLATERGMNIKAVGFAAAVPAIAGFVGGISGGVFSDYLMRKTNSLSISRKTPIVTGMLLSMTMIFCNYVDSIALVIFFMSLAFFGKGIGALGWAVMADTAPKEMSGLAGGLFNMFGNASSIISPIIIGYIVAWTGRFEWALVFVAVHALIAAFSYLVLVGPINRMELKK; translated from the coding sequence ATGGAAATAAGCATTAAAACGAATCTGTACAAAAGAAGCAACGCTCGCTGGATGATAGTCGTATTTTTATTTATTGTGACCGCCGTTAACTATGGTGATAGAGCAACGCTAGGCATTGCAGGGAAAGCGATGCAAGGTGAGCTTGGTTTTAACGCTGCAGATATGGGTTGGGTTATGTCCTCATTCGGTATTGCCTACGTTATAGGTCAATTACCGGGTGGCTGGTTACTTGATCGATTTGGCTCGAAGCGGGTCTATTTTTTAAGTATTGCATTTTGGTCCATTTTTACCCTCTTACAAGGTACTGTTCACTTTTTTATTGGTGCTTGGGCGATTATTATGCTGTTCACTTTCCGTTTTCTAATGGGATTTGCTGAGGCACCTTCATTTCCGGGTAATAGCCGGATCACCGCGGCCTGGTTTCCCGCTAAAGAAAGGGCAACGGCAGTTGCTATTTTTAACTCAGCGCAATATTTTGCCACCGTCATTTTTGCTCCTATTATGGGCTGGCTTACTCATGAATATGGTTGGCAATCCGTGTTCTTTTTCATGGGCGGTATTGGCATCTTAGTTAGCATCGCAACGTTAGTGGTTATCCGTAACCCCAAAGATCACCCCTGGGCAAATGAGGCTGAAGTTGACTATATCAAAGAAGGGGGAGCGTTAATTGATATGGATCAAAAAAAGAGTGGTGGGAAAAAACAGGGTCCAAAGCTGAGTTACCTATTACAACTCATAACGAATAGAATGCTATTAGGAGTATATTTAGGTCAATATTGTATTAATTGCCTAACGTTTTTCTTTATTTCATGGTTTCCTATTTATTTAGCGACAGAAAGAGGCATGAACATTAAAGCGGTTGGCTTCGCGGCAGCAGTCCCTGCTATTGCAGGATTTGTTGGTGGCATAAGTGGCGGCGTATTCTCTGATTATTTAATGCGAAAAACCAACTCACTTTCGATATCACGCAAAACCCCTATCGTCACAGGCATGTTACTCTCAATGACGATGATTTTTTGTAATTACGTTGATTCAATCGCGCTCGTCATTTTCTTTATGTCTTTAGCTTTTTTTGGCAAAGGCATTGGCGCATTAGGCTGGGCAGTTATGGCTGACACCGCGCCAAAAGAGATGAGTGGCCTTGCTGGTGGATTATTTAATATGTTTGGTAATGCTTCGAGCATCATTTCGCCGATCATCATTGGTTATATTGTTGCATGGACGGGTCGTTTTGAATGGGCGCTAGTATTTGTTGCCGTACACGCTTTAATTGCAGCATTTAGCTACTTAGTTTTGGTTGGCCCGATTAATCGTATGGAACTAAAAAAATAA
- a CDS encoding enolase C-terminal domain-like protein, translated as MMNTQSVPIITAMQVIPVAGYDSMLMNIGGAHGPYFTRNIVILKDNAGHTGVGEAPGGATIENALKEAISHVQDQPISLFKRIVNNMHQGYLDADYDTFGKGAWTFELRVNAVAALEAALLDLMGQFLNVPVAELLGSGKQRDEVTVLGYLFYIGDDSKTNLAYAKPKSDGHNWYKIRRQCAMNTSAVIELAAAAKDRYGFKDFKMKGGVLAGEQEIVTVTALKQHFPDARITLDPNGGWRLDEAIELCKGMHNVLTYAEDPCGAEDGYSGREIMAEFRRATGLPTATNMVATNWREMCHAIMLQAVDIPLADPHFWTLTGASRVAQLCHEWGLTWGCHSNNHFDISLAMFSHVGASAPGNPTALDTHWIWQEGQDRLTKEPLQIANGKIKLHDKPGLGIELDMPQVEKAHQLHQKLANGSRDDGIAMQYLIPGWQFDKKRPCMVR; from the coding sequence ATGATGAATACACAATCAGTACCAATTATTACCGCTATGCAAGTCATTCCAGTTGCAGGTTATGACAGTATGTTAATGAATATTGGCGGCGCTCATGGACCTTATTTTACTCGCAACATTGTTATCTTAAAAGATAATGCAGGCCATACTGGTGTTGGTGAAGCCCCTGGGGGAGCAACGATAGAAAATGCATTAAAAGAAGCTATTTCACATGTACAAGACCAGCCAATATCACTTTTTAAGCGTATTGTGAATAATATGCACCAAGGTTATCTTGATGCTGATTATGATACCTTTGGCAAAGGAGCGTGGACATTTGAATTAAGAGTCAATGCGGTAGCGGCTTTAGAAGCCGCACTGCTCGATCTTATGGGGCAATTTTTAAATGTCCCGGTTGCTGAATTACTCGGTTCGGGCAAACAAAGAGATGAAGTCACCGTACTCGGCTATCTATTCTATATTGGCGATGATAGCAAAACAAATTTAGCTTATGCTAAACCTAAATCGGATGGTCATAACTGGTATAAAATCAGGAGGCAATGCGCAATGAATACGTCCGCGGTTATTGAACTTGCCGCCGCCGCTAAAGATCGTTATGGCTTTAAAGATTTTAAAATGAAAGGTGGCGTACTCGCTGGCGAACAAGAAATCGTAACCGTTACCGCTCTTAAACAGCATTTCCCTGATGCTCGAATTACGCTGGACCCAAATGGTGGTTGGCGACTAGATGAAGCTATCGAGCTCTGCAAAGGTATGCATAATGTACTCACTTATGCAGAAGATCCATGCGGCGCTGAAGATGGATACTCTGGGCGCGAAATTATGGCAGAATTCCGCCGAGCGACGGGTTTACCGACCGCAACCAACATGGTTGCCACTAACTGGCGAGAAATGTGCCACGCTATTATGCTGCAAGCCGTCGATATCCCTCTTGCTGATCCTCACTTTTGGACGTTAACCGGTGCAAGTCGCGTCGCACAACTTTGCCATGAATGGGGATTAACATGGGGCTGTCACTCCAACAACCATTTTGATATCTCACTTGCCATGTTTAGCCACGTAGGGGCATCAGCACCTGGAAATCCAACTGCACTTGATACTCATTGGATCTGGCAAGAAGGTCAAGATCGTTTAACCAAAGAGCCATTACAAATAGCTAACGGCAAGATTAAATTACACGATAAACCAGGATTAGGTATTGAACTTGATATGCCGCAAGTGGAAAAAGCACATCAATTACACCAAAAGCTGGCTAATGGCAGTCGTGATGATGGAATTGCTATGCAATATTTAATACCAGGCTGGCAGTTTGATAAAAAGCGACCTTGTATGGTTCGATAA
- the gudD gene encoding glucarate dehydratase, translating into MTFSTPIITAMHVYPVAGYDSMLLNLSGAHAPYFTRNIVILKDNSGNTGVGEVPCVGSVTQTLEDAKPLVIGKNIGEYKNVMNSVRNQFADRDAGGRGNQTFDQRSTIHVVTAIEAAMLDLLGKHLGVTVASLLGDGQQRDSVEMLGYLFYVGDRTKTDLPYQSQPNEKCEWYRLRHNEALTPEKIAHFAEATYEKYGFKDFKLKGGVLSAEDEAEAVIAIKHKFPEARVTLDPNGGWKLDEAIKIGKYLKNILAYAEDPCGAEQGYSGREIMAEFRRATGLPTATNMIATDWRQMGHTLSLQSVDIPLADPHFWTMNGSVRVAQMCHEFGLTWGSHSNNHFDISLAMFTHVAAAAPGNPTAIDTHWIWQEGNQRLTKEPLQIVAGKINVPEKPGLGIEIDMDQIMKAHQLFKAMGLGNRNDAMAMQYLIPNWSFDNKKPCLVR; encoded by the coding sequence ATGACATTTTCAACACCAATTATCACTGCAATGCATGTCTATCCAGTTGCTGGATACGATAGTATGTTACTCAATTTAAGCGGCGCTCATGCACCTTATTTTACTCGCAATATTGTCATATTAAAGGATAATTCAGGCAACACTGGAGTTGGTGAAGTACCTTGTGTTGGCTCAGTCACTCAAACATTAGAGGATGCCAAACCACTGGTCATTGGTAAAAACATTGGCGAATATAAAAATGTTATGAATAGCGTTCGTAATCAATTTGCTGATCGTGATGCTGGCGGTCGCGGAAATCAAACATTTGATCAGCGCTCCACCATCCATGTTGTGACCGCTATTGAAGCCGCAATGCTTGACCTTCTCGGTAAACACCTTGGTGTTACAGTCGCCTCCCTACTAGGCGACGGTCAACAGCGCGATAGCGTTGAAATGCTTGGTTATCTATTTTATGTTGGCGACCGAACAAAAACAGATTTACCATACCAAAGCCAGCCAAACGAAAAATGCGAATGGTATCGTTTGCGCCATAATGAAGCTTTAACACCCGAAAAAATCGCACATTTCGCCGAAGCCACTTACGAAAAATATGGCTTTAAAGATTTCAAACTTAAAGGCGGCGTATTATCCGCGGAAGATGAAGCCGAAGCCGTTATCGCAATAAAGCACAAATTTCCAGAAGCAAGAGTCACATTAGATCCAAACGGAGGCTGGAAATTAGATGAAGCTATCAAAATTGGTAAATACCTGAAAAATATATTAGCTTACGCAGAAGATCCTTGCGGCGCAGAACAGGGTTATTCTGGGCGAGAAATAATGGCGGAATTTCGCCGAGCAACAGGATTACCTACTGCAACAAATATGATTGCGACAGATTGGCGCCAAATGGGTCATACATTATCGCTGCAATCCGTCGATATTCCTCTTGCTGACCCTCACTTTTGGACGATGAATGGATCGGTTAGAGTTGCACAGATGTGCCATGAGTTTGGTTTAACTTGGGGTTCACACTCTAATAACCATTTTGATATATCGCTAGCAATGTTTACGCACGTCGCTGCTGCTGCGCCAGGTAATCCAACTGCAATCGATACCCATTGGATCTGGCAGGAAGGTAATCAGCGTCTAACCAAAGAGCCGTTACAAATTGTAGCGGGAAAGATAAATGTACCGGAAAAACCTGGATTAGGCATTGAAATCGATATGGATCAAATAATGAAAGCCCATCAATTATTTAAAGCGATGGGCCTTGGCAACCGCAATGATGCAATGGCTATGCAATACTTAATCCCTAATTGGTCATTTGATAACAAAAAACCTTGCTTAGTGCGTTAA
- the garL gene encoding 2-dehydro-3-deoxyglucarate aldolase, with amino-acid sequence MKKTTCHNQFKQDISNRKTLIGCWAALGNPISTEILGIAGFDWLLLDGEHATNDVLTFIPQLMALKDSISAPVVRPAWNDQVLIKRLLDIGFYNFLIPYIETVEQAKQAVSYTRYPPEGIRGVSVSHRSNAFGSIKDYFEKINQNICVMLQIETQQALDNVEEIVAIDGVDGIFVGPSDLSASLGHFGNPQHPEVQAAIKKVFDVAKKHGKGGGILAPVEAEAREYLAMGATFVAVGNDLGLLRSATQALADKFLK; translated from the coding sequence ATGAAAAAAACGACATGCCATAATCAATTTAAACAAGATATATCCAATCGTAAAACGTTAATTGGCTGTTGGGCTGCGCTAGGTAATCCCATTTCAACTGAAATATTAGGAATTGCAGGGTTTGATTGGTTGTTATTAGATGGAGAGCATGCCACTAATGATGTATTAACGTTTATTCCCCAATTAATGGCACTAAAAGACAGTATAAGCGCCCCCGTAGTCAGACCGGCATGGAATGATCAAGTATTAATTAAACGGTTATTGGATATCGGATTTTATAATTTTTTAATTCCATATATTGAAACGGTAGAACAAGCCAAACAAGCGGTATCTTATACTCGCTATCCACCGGAAGGGATAAGAGGCGTTTCCGTTTCACATCGCAGCAATGCTTTTGGTTCAATTAAAGATTATTTTGAAAAAATTAACCAAAACATTTGTGTCATGCTACAAATTGAAACCCAGCAAGCGCTCGATAATGTCGAGGAAATTGTCGCTATTGATGGGGTGGATGGTATTTTCGTCGGTCCAAGCGATCTATCGGCATCACTCGGCCACTTTGGTAACCCACAACACCCAGAAGTTCAAGCTGCAATTAAAAAAGTCTTTGACGTGGCCAAAAAACATGGCAAGGGCGGTGGCATATTAGCTCCAGTAGAAGCAGAAGCTAGAGAGTATTTAGCAATGGGCGCGACGTTCGTTGCGGTAGGCAATGATCTTGGGCTGCTACGTAGCGCAACACAAGCATTAGCCGATAAATTTTTAAAATAA
- the garR gene encoding 2-hydroxy-3-oxopropionate reductase — protein MKIGFIGLGIMGKPMSKNLLKAGYSLVVCDRNQASVDEVVAAGAKSAENAKEVAKLCDVIITMLPNSPHVREVVLGENGIIDGAKAGTTIIDMSSIAPLASREICAEAAKKGITMLDAPVSGGEPKAIDGSLSVMVGGDKAVFDKYYDIMKAMAGSVVYTGEIGAGNVTKLANQVIVALNIAAMSEALVLATKAGVNPELVYQAIKGGLAGSTVLDAKAPMVLNRNFKPGFRIDLHIKDLQNALDTSHGIGTSLPLTAAVMEMMQALRTDGMGACDHSALARYYEKLAHVEIK, from the coding sequence ATGAAAATCGGTTTTATTGGTTTAGGGATCATGGGTAAACCTATGAGTAAAAATCTATTAAAAGCAGGTTATTCACTCGTAGTATGTGATAGAAATCAAGCTTCAGTAGATGAAGTTGTTGCTGCTGGGGCTAAAAGTGCAGAAAATGCTAAAGAAGTCGCTAAGCTGTGTGATGTAATTATTACTATGTTACCTAACTCACCTCATGTAAGAGAAGTGGTACTTGGCGAAAATGGGATAATCGACGGCGCAAAAGCAGGCACAACGATTATTGATATGAGCTCAATTGCACCTTTAGCAAGTCGCGAAATTTGTGCTGAGGCAGCCAAAAAAGGCATAACGATGCTAGATGCTCCCGTTAGTGGCGGCGAACCAAAAGCAATCGACGGTAGCCTATCGGTGATGGTCGGTGGCGACAAAGCGGTGTTTGATAAATACTATGACATCATGAAAGCAATGGCAGGATCCGTTGTTTATACAGGTGAGATTGGTGCTGGCAATGTAACTAAGTTGGCAAATCAAGTGATTGTTGCTTTAAATATTGCAGCAATGTCTGAAGCGTTAGTACTTGCGACAAAAGCAGGGGTGAATCCTGAATTGGTTTATCAAGCGATTAAAGGAGGGCTTGCTGGTAGTACCGTACTTGATGCAAAAGCGCCAATGGTATTAAATCGTAATTTTAAACCTGGCTTTAGGATTGATTTACATATAAAAGATCTACAAAATGCATTAGACACCTCCCATGGTATAGGAACATCATTACCATTAACCGCGGCGGTAATGGAAATGATGCAAGCGTTACGTACGGATGGAATGGGTGCGTGTGACCACAGTGCACTCGCGCGTTATTATGAAAAATTAGCCCATGTAGAAATTAAATAA
- a CDS encoding glycerate kinase, whose amino-acid sequence MKIVIAPDSFKESLKASDVASAIKAGFSQIYPDAGYVLLPVADGGEGTVEAMVNAIGGSIIKTVVIDPLGQKNESFYGISKDKQCAIIEMAAASGLELVPINERNAKITTSYGTGQLIYHALEKGVKKFIIGIGGSATNDGGAGMLQALGIKLLDKNGQQIGYGGQALADLNEIDITGMDPRLKNCDFEVACDVTNPLTGKNGASFIFGPQKGANAIDIELLDNNLKHFANVIKNDLNIDVEHIPGTGAAGGMGAALLAFLNAKLKPGIEIITELLNLDELIKNADLVITGEGRLDHQSINGKVPIGIATIAKKYNKPTIAIVGSFGNNAELVYPYGISAMFSILSKISTLAEALDPQTAKYNLCLNARNIAATLQIGSQFK is encoded by the coding sequence ATGAAAATCGTAATCGCGCCTGATTCATTTAAGGAAAGCCTGAAAGCCTCTGATGTTGCAAGTGCAATAAAAGCCGGGTTCTCGCAGATATACCCTGATGCAGGGTATGTTCTCTTACCTGTTGCTGATGGTGGTGAAGGGACCGTAGAGGCAATGGTTAATGCCATTGGTGGCAGTATCATTAAAACAGTCGTTATCGATCCTTTAGGCCAGAAAAATGAATCCTTTTATGGCATCTCAAAAGATAAGCAATGTGCCATTATTGAAATGGCTGCGGCTAGCGGTTTAGAGCTTGTCCCAATCAATGAGCGAAATGCAAAAATAACAACATCTTACGGTACAGGGCAGCTAATTTATCATGCGTTAGAAAAAGGGGTGAAAAAATTTATCATCGGCATTGGCGGCAGCGCAACTAATGATGGTGGAGCGGGTATGCTACAAGCATTAGGGATCAAACTACTTGATAAAAATGGTCAGCAAATTGGCTACGGTGGGCAAGCTCTGGCCGATTTAAATGAAATTGATATCACAGGGATGGATCCTCGATTAAAAAATTGTGATTTTGAAGTCGCTTGTGATGTAACTAACCCCCTAACCGGGAAAAATGGCGCTTCATTCATTTTTGGTCCACAAAAAGGAGCTAATGCAATAGACATTGAATTACTCGACAATAACCTTAAACATTTTGCTAATGTCATAAAAAATGATCTCAATATTGATGTTGAACATATTCCGGGTACCGGTGCTGCGGGTGGAATGGGGGCGGCTCTGCTTGCCTTCTTAAACGCCAAGCTTAAACCTGGAATCGAAATTATTACCGAATTACTTAATTTAGATGAACTCATAAAAAATGCCGACCTCGTTATTACTGGAGAAGGACGCTTAGACCATCAAAGCATTAATGGCAAAGTGCCTATTGGCATCGCAACGATTGCTAAAAAATATAATAAACCAACGATCGCAATTGTCGGTAGCTTTGGTAATAACGCGGAACTTGTTTATCCATACGGTATCTCAGCCATGTTTAGTATTTTGTCAAAAATATCAACCTTGGCTGAAGCTCTTGACCCGCAGACAGCAAAGTATAATCTTTGTCTAAATGCTCGCAATATTGCCGCAACATTACAAATAGGCTCACAATTTAAATAG
- a CDS encoding carbonic anhydrase family protein: MKTLIKAIPLLMASIGFASSALAGVHWGYEGSELPENWAQLSPEYQMCSLGKNQSPVDITGTIKAQIGELDAHYGQTSGTIVNNGHTVQITEKNPNDYLIVNGEKYNLIQFHFHAPSENKINGKSYPMEGHFVHANENGDLLVMAVMFDEGTENTSAEQLLSLLSEQENKPTSFENINIASFLPKDKSYYRFSGSLTTPPCSEGVTWIVLKNPMTLSKSEIDKFAHAFKHHNNRPIQPLNGRIIISNE; the protein is encoded by the coding sequence ATGAAAACATTAATCAAAGCAATACCACTATTAATGGCTTCAATTGGATTTGCATCGTCTGCATTAGCTGGCGTTCATTGGGGATATGAGGGTAGTGAATTGCCTGAAAATTGGGCACAATTATCACCTGAATATCAAATGTGTAGCTTAGGTAAAAACCAATCACCTGTCGATATTACTGGCACCATTAAAGCGCAAATAGGTGAGTTAGATGCTCATTATGGCCAAACATCTGGTACGATTGTTAATAACGGCCATACCGTCCAAATTACAGAAAAAAATCCCAATGATTATCTTATTGTTAATGGTGAAAAATACAACCTGATACAATTTCATTTCCATGCACCAAGCGAAAATAAAATTAATGGCAAATCATATCCAATGGAAGGTCACTTTGTACATGCAAATGAGAATGGCGATCTATTAGTTATGGCTGTAATGTTTGATGAAGGCACTGAAAATACATCAGCAGAACAATTACTATCATTACTTAGCGAACAAGAAAATAAACCAACCAGCTTTGAGAATATCAATATTGCCTCTTTTTTACCAAAAGATAAAAGCTATTATCGTTTTTCAGGTTCACTCACAACACCGCCATGTTCAGAAGGTGTAACATGGATTGTCCTAAAAAATCCGATGACATTATCAAAATCAGAAATAGATAAATTTGCACATGCTTTTAAACACCATAATAATCGGCCAATACAGCCATTAAATGGGCGTATAATCATATCTAACGAGTAA
- the purH gene encoding bifunctional phosphoribosylaminoimidazolecarboxamide formyltransferase/IMP cyclohydrolase, whose protein sequence is MQPKHPICRALLSVSDKSGIVEFAKALSDRNVELLSTGGTAQLLIQNSIPVIEVSDYTGFPEMMDGRVKTLHPKIHGGILGRRQIDDDIMTMYHIKPIDMVVVNLYPFADTVAKPSCTLAEAVENIDIGGPTMVRSAAKNHQHVAIVVDNKDYQTIINMMDDQQNSLTLEYRFNLAIKAFEHTAQYDGMIANYFGKLVPPYFGETDKVSGEFPRTLNLQFTKKQNMRYGENSHQNAAFYIDNEIKEASVATAEQLQGKELSYNNIADTDAALECVKEFSQPACVIVKHANPCGVAVSDSILKAYLHAYQTDPTSAFGGIIAFNRPLDMQTAKAIIERQFVEVIIAPQIENDALTILEAKKNIRVLVCGEWQDRISALDFKRVTGGLLVQERDLGMVTTRDFNIVSKRKPTQQELTDALFCWKVAKFVKSNAIVYAKNNMTIGIGAGQMSRVYSAKIAGIKAQDENLPVAGSVMASDAFFPFRDGVDAAASVGITCIIHPGGSIRDEDVIQAANEHNIAMILTGMRHFRH, encoded by the coding sequence ATGCAACCAAAGCACCCTATTTGTCGTGCACTATTAAGTGTATCAGATAAGTCAGGAATTGTTGAATTCGCTAAAGCTCTGTCTGACCGTAATGTTGAGCTCTTATCTACTGGCGGAACCGCGCAGCTCCTTATACAAAATAGTATTCCAGTAATTGAAGTTTCTGATTATACCGGCTTTCCAGAAATGATGGATGGTCGAGTTAAAACACTGCATCCCAAAATCCATGGTGGCATTTTAGGGCGGCGTCAAATCGATGATGATATCATGACCATGTACCACATTAAGCCAATCGATATGGTTGTGGTTAATCTATACCCTTTTGCTGATACGGTTGCAAAGCCAAGCTGTACACTTGCAGAAGCAGTTGAAAATATCGATATCGGTGGGCCAACGATGGTCCGTTCTGCTGCCAAAAATCACCAGCATGTAGCGATTGTTGTCGATAATAAAGATTATCAGACAATTATTAACATGATGGATGACCAACAAAATAGTTTAACATTGGAGTATCGTTTCAATCTTGCAATTAAAGCCTTTGAACATACCGCTCAATATGATGGCATGATTGCCAATTATTTTGGAAAACTAGTTCCGCCTTATTTTGGAGAAACTGACAAAGTATCAGGTGAATTTCCGAGAACACTGAATTTACAATTTACAAAAAAACAAAATATGCGCTATGGTGAAAATAGCCACCAAAATGCGGCTTTTTATATCGATAATGAAATAAAAGAAGCAAGTGTTGCCACTGCCGAGCAGCTGCAAGGAAAAGAGCTCTCTTATAACAACATAGCTGATACGGATGCTGCGCTTGAATGCGTGAAAGAGTTTAGTCAGCCGGCCTGTGTGATCGTTAAACATGCGAATCCATGCGGTGTTGCCGTAAGTGATTCGATATTAAAGGCTTATTTGCATGCTTATCAAACTGATCCGACCTCTGCATTTGGAGGCATTATTGCCTTTAACCGCCCTCTTGATATGCAAACAGCCAAAGCGATTATTGAGAGGCAATTTGTTGAAGTGATTATTGCACCACAAATTGAAAATGACGCCCTTACAATACTTGAAGCTAAAAAGAATATTCGAGTATTGGTCTGCGGTGAATGGCAAGACCGCATTTCAGCTCTTGATTTTAAACGTGTTACTGGTGGCTTATTAGTACAAGAACGCGATTTAGGTATGGTAACTACGCGCGACTTCAACATTGTAAGTAAACGCAAACCAACCCAGCAAGAACTAACCGATGCGCTATTTTGTTGGAAGGTAGCAAAGTTTGTAAAATCAAATGCCATTGTTTATGCTAAAAATAACATGACGATTGGTATCGGTGCCGGACAAATGAGCCGAGTCTATTCAGCCAAGATAGCGGGAATAAAAGCGCAAGATGAGAATCTACCAGTAGCGGGCTCAGTTATGGCTTCAGATGCTTTCTTTCCATTTCGTGATGGTGTTGACGCTGCAGCCAGCGTCGGTATAACGTGTATTATCCATCCAGGCGGATCAATTAGAGATGAAGATGTGATTCAAGCTGCTAACGAACACAATATCGCCATGATCTTAACCGGAATGAGGCATTTTCGGCACTGA
- the purD gene encoding phosphoribosylamine--glycine ligase → MKVLIIGNGGREHALAWKVVQSPLATKIFVAPGNAGTALEDNLENIAINATDIEGLVAFAKKEEIDLTLVGPEAPLVMGIVDRFREEGLKIFGPTKAAAQLEGSKAFTKDFLARHNIPTADYQSFTEIEPAINYIHQKGAPIVVKADGLAAGKGVIVAMTLQEAENAVHDMLAGNAFGDAGHRVVIEEYLDGEEASFIVMVDGKHIEPMATSQDHKRVGDKDSGLNTGGMGAYSPAPVITDDIFKRVMEHVIYPTVEGMAAEGNIYTGFLYAGLMIDKQGNPKVIEFNCRFGDPETQPIMMRLQSDLVKLCLAAIDGKLNTVHANWDARPALGVVMAASGYPNDYTIGDEITGLPKYDKNDCKVFHSGSVLNENKVYTNGGRVLCITTLGLSVADAQQYAYQQIKSINWNGCFYRNDIGYRAIAREQISKN, encoded by the coding sequence ATGAAAGTATTAATTATCGGTAACGGTGGACGAGAGCATGCTCTGGCATGGAAAGTAGTACAATCGCCTCTAGCGACAAAAATTTTTGTCGCACCTGGTAATGCAGGAACGGCACTTGAAGACAATTTAGAAAATATTGCTATTAATGCAACCGATATTGAAGGTTTAGTTGCTTTTGCCAAAAAAGAAGAAATTGACCTAACCCTTGTTGGTCCGGAAGCTCCATTAGTAATGGGCATAGTAGATAGATTTCGCGAGGAAGGTTTAAAAATATTCGGCCCAACCAAAGCTGCCGCACAGCTCGAAGGCTCGAAAGCGTTTACGAAAGACTTTTTAGCGCGCCATAATATTCCAACTGCTGATTACCAAAGCTTTACTGAAATAGAACCGGCAATTAACTATATACATCAAAAAGGTGCGCCAATTGTAGTTAAAGCTGATGGGCTCGCTGCTGGTAAAGGCGTTATTGTTGCAATGACATTGCAAGAGGCCGAAAATGCCGTTCACGATATGCTAGCCGGTAATGCATTTGGCGATGCTGGGCATCGAGTGGTCATTGAAGAATACCTTGATGGAGAAGAAGCAAGCTTTATTGTCATGGTTGATGGTAAACACATAGAGCCGATGGCCACCAGTCAAGATCATAAACGAGTTGGTGATAAAGATAGTGGACTAAATACCGGAGGAATGGGTGCTTACTCCCCAGCTCCCGTTATCACCGATGATATTTTTAAACGCGTAATGGAACACGTAATTTATCCAACCGTCGAAGGAATGGCTGCGGAAGGTAATATTTACACTGGTTTTTTATATGCGGGTTTAATGATCGACAAGCAAGGTAACCCTAAAGTAATTGAATTTAACTGCCGGTTTGGCGATCCAGAAACTCAGCCAATTATGATGCGTCTACAATCAGATTTAGTCAAACTATGCCTTGCAGCGATCGATGGTAAACTCAATACCGTTCATGCCAATTGGGATGCAAGGCCAGCACTAGGTGTGGTTATGGCGGCTAGCGGATACCCAAACGATTATACAATAGGTGATGAGATAACGGGTTTACCTAAGTATGATAAGAATGACTGTAAGGTGTTCCACTCTGGCAGCGTTCTTAACGAGAATAAAGTGTATACCAACGGTGGCCGAGTATTATGCATTACAACTCTAGGGCTTTCTGTCGCGGATGCTCAGCAATACGCCTACCAACAAATAAAATCGATTAATTGGAATGGTTGCTTCTACCGCAATGATATTGGTTATCGAGCAATAGCACGCGAACAAATAAGCAAA